The sequence below is a genomic window from Sparus aurata chromosome 6, fSpaAur1.1, whole genome shotgun sequence.
CAGGGATTTGGATCTTAATGACTTCTACCAGAAGAAAGTGGGGAGAAAGGGTCTGGGGAGAATCTGCCCTtaatctccctctctccccctctgcttGCCTCTCCCTCACCTATGGACCCCATGCATGCAGCTTGTCTGTGTTTACAGGATTTGTCTCCCTTTGATTCTGATTAATTAGCCGACAGTGGACAAACCGAGGACCTGAGTGCTGCCATGTTAAAGACAGAGAGGACAAGGCGGAGGAGACagactcctgctgctgcagagttttACATGTGGTTGTGCTGTCACTGCACAGTAGCATCACAGCCAGCACTCATACTGGAACCATGCTGGTATCCATATTGAGGCATATATTTAATAGAGgcagcaatgtgtgtgtgacagcaacacatttcaaagTCAATAATCAGACAATTAGGTGTGGTGAGGCAGGTATGCCCAATGGTGGGTAAACTTGATTGGCCTGACCAGAGACCTTGACACTTTCGGGATGAACTATAATGACAACTGAGCTCCAGGCCTTATCACCCAGCATCAGTGGCTGACCACCTAATACTCTCTCTCTAACAGCACCATATCAATGTGTAAGTTGTGTGACTGCAACTATTATTCTTTAATATCAGTTAAAGCACAGATATTTTCTCGACTAATTATTTTGTCTGTGAATGTCAGAAAACGCCTGTTTAATTTTTCCGAAGTGCAGTTGGTGATATCTTCAGATGTCATGAGTTGGTCCAACAAAACTCAAAGACATTCTGTTTACTATCGTGTATGGCACAGAGAAGCACCAAATACTCACAAGTGAGAAGCTGGAGCCAGGAAATGTTTCTGATTTTATCTTGTAAATAactaaaatgattaattgatacATTTTCCCACACAATATTCACCTAACTGAGTTGCTCTCAGCTCCATGGAGCATTTTAGGGTATTTCgggtcattgttttggtttttatggCCTCACAACTTCACTGTTTGGTTCATTTAAACTAAAACCATTTAAAACCATATCTAGGTATATGCAGGCTTTTTCAACGCTGGTAATCCGGCAAAAATCTCTCATATTGCGAGGAGACGCGTTTGCCTCCCccttcttttgtgtgtgtcacGTCCATCATCATGAACGTGCCAGAAGGGCAGGGAAcagcagaaagcagcagagTATTTTTTTAGAATACATCAAGAagagattaaataaataaaatatctaaATCGATAAATATTTTTTCAAGAGCTGATAAGACATGTGGCCTCTTTCTCATTTCTGTATTTAGTTGCACACACACCGATCAGCTGGTTAGGATCTGACAAGGTGACAAGGAAGACACTGACAATATAATGGTGGATACTCTTTTGATATATATTATATGATATATTAGTCTTTTTTTATCAGAGATGTAGGTGTTGTGAGTGGGTTTATGTGTCGAGTGTGAAAAGCTTTTTAGCAGCATTTAGCTGTTGAAGCAATATATAAGTAAAGGCCAGGagaatatatagatatacagatacagatactgtatataggaaaagaaaaggaaacagaaaatggaaaacttATTAATGCTGCTTGCCATGTTTTCTGACTTTCCAGGCTGGCAGTTCTGCACCTGTCCACCAGTCGTCCCTACAGAGTCCCCTCCTCCCCAGCAGTCACCTGTCTGCACAGctgctcctcagctcagccCCATTATGTACAGTATGGAGCACAGCCAGCATCCACTTTCTCCCAGACTGTCTGTTGCTGAGTTGTCTAAGCCCGAACCTTTTGATCAGTTCTGCCTGTCAGTCCTTGTTATGCCTTCATCCCAGCCTGTTGTCTGTCCGCCCTCGGATCTCTTATTGAAAGGATTGCCTCCTCTTTGCTGGGTGTAAGCCTTTTATGTGTCCGAGTAAAACTGTCTCTACCACACCTTTCTTGCCACTTTAGTCTGCATTTGGCTACATGGCTTGTACTGCAGTGTGATATCTAACCTTATATCTGATCTGGTGTGGTTTGCCATCACAAAGTATACGAAAGgtccatatttacattttattaattaCCTAATTGTCTCTTCCTAGTTGTATTTTCAGGGGCATTCAGACTGCAGTGAAGCAGCCCTGCACACCTGGCCACTGGTGAGCTGCTCGTTCACCCTTTAACAGTTCAAACAGGCCTCGAGGCATCCtatgaatgattgaatgaacgactgaatgcattttttatttttgtgtcataCCATTGAAATGGACCATCCCACATGGGATTGCATAGCACATGGTAAGACCACATAGAGACAAAGACGTCAGACGGTTGACATTCAAGCTCCACAGAAAAATACCAAACCACATAGTTTGCATGttcgaaaaaaaagaaacgaaaggagagaaaacagaacagagacataCAATATAGAATTCCGTCTTCTTTTAATTAAGAGtctcccaacaacaacaaaaaaatagtcATCAATACGGACATAGAAGGGACTCAAAGGTTTAGATTTCACCCAAGCGACTCCTCTTATTCCGTTTATAATCTCatctaaaaacattttttattgcgtaagtttttattttcaactggAGGCAGATCATCTTTAAACCAGAGGACTCAGGTTGGGGCTCCTGTGTCAGCGCCCTGCTGAAGTGTTACTGTTTAAATGTATGGAGAGTATCAGAGAGTATATACAGTTCACTGCctacataaactgtgacacactgTACATTTATGAGCATGGAGTAGTGTTCGAGCGATCTTACGTTACATATTCGAGGGCTCAGTGTTTACCTTTCTTCAGGTTGTTCtcacacaaaaaacagtttCTACCGCGACCACGCCACTTTGATATCCTCTCGGTCATATTCAGCGCTTGAAATGAGTCCTTATGTGGCAATACAaagtccttctctctgtctcttccaaATTCTCTGGAGACCTCAAACCTTACTTTTACTCTTTCAGTTGCCATGGATACCTCCAGCAAGGCAGCTGATTGGAGGCAACAATAAACTCAGCTCTTTCAAGCCTTTGACAAATGTGACTCCAAACTGACAATCTAAGACACTCTCGCACGCCGACGAGCACACACTGTACATGTAGATAAACTGGGAGCGTTGCACATGTGGAGTGGCGTTGACCGTTGGATGACAGCGGAACAGAGATCAATGTAATCTCATCCAGCACAATCCAAAGCCACTGTcatcatctatctatctatctatctatctatcccaGTGGAACGGGGGAAATGTGTGAAATCAATTCTGCATTCGTTTAAGGAGCAGTCAGCCACAGCAGTCTGGCTCCAGAGGTGACCCCGGGTGCTCCTGCGTGGTCCTCAGTGGAGGCAAACTCTGGTTAATAGCCTGGTTTCCACTCAAGCACCGAACTGGGATAACTAGGCTGCGGCACTATTCCTAACTGTGCCGACACAGTTCAAGTGTCATGACTGATAGATTCACCTGCTTCAGATGAGGAGAACAAGTCTCAGCTCTGTACTGCacacttaaaggaatagttgAAAGCTTGGAAAAATGCGTATTTGCTTTTTAGCACAGACCTAAATGGGAAGATGGATGCCTCTCTCATGAGTGTACTGCAAATATGAAGCTACTGCCAGaaggcagttagcttagcttagcataaacagaGGAGACACGGGGAACCACCTAGCCCACTAAAATCTGTTTACCAGCACGTATAAGGCTCATTAATGTTATGTCTCATTAGTTTAATCCAAACAAAGTACAAGACAGTGATGGAATTTAACTACGTACATCTACTCAAGTACTGAACacttttgaggtacttgtacttttctTTAGTATTTCCTTGAATATTTTTCTCTATAAATTTTGGAGGCAATtattctactccactacatttaattGATAATTTAGTGACTTTTTACATTGCAGATTACATGAAATGTAGCTAAAATGCCACTGGCTGTAGCTTCAAATATTTTGTGCAGACCTAAGAAGATCATCAATCTTCTAATCTGACTCACAGTGAGAATGTGGAGTGTGCATTTTCCCCTTAGTCTTACTATATCTAACCtaaaattaacattaaacttaTTCTAAACCGAGCACCAATCCTAAAGTTGAATGATTTACATTGTGGGAACTTGCAAAAAGGCACACGAGTTcccacgtgtgtttgtgtaaacagATTAATGTCTCCTCCACGTAATACATACTCCCGCATACACATGCGCTAAACCAGCCATAATCCTGTTATtctaaagaaagacagagatcACTGGCTTAAAGTGTCTTTTACAAATACCTCAGGCTCctccaaaacattttaaaaacatggttAATAATTGTATGCTGGATTTGTTGTTTGACTTCAAAGTTTAAGTGGTGAAAAATGCAGTTCAAAAACTGCAGTGATTTGCACTTTCAAAGGGAGTTTTTCCTCACGGGATCCTCGTCTCCCTCACTCAGTTGTGGATGTTACtgtttaatgatgatgatacacTGGTTGCATCACAGGAATTCATTCATGCTCCTGAGTTTCTCAGTGTGGTGGTCATTATATTTGGGATTCTCCCCCCTCATTATTTCAACACGGCTTTCACTGATGCAGTCATTCTAAAACAGGCTTTACACCaacatgtcttttcttttgtgaaAACACACTACATCCACAGCATGCAGTGAACGGATATAAATATGTAGCTCATGTTCACTGTCCTCGATGTACATAAACAATGCAAAGCTTCTGATACACAAACATGCATTGAACAAGTCATTTGTGCAATAATGGCTGTCGTGTGATTTTAGACCTTTCTTACAGGGACCAGTTTTACATGGGACCAGATGAAAGACTATAAGAGAAAGATGTGTCATTTGCCAATACCCATTACTCCTTGTCCAATATGTATCCCAGAAATAACTGAATAATCAAAACAGCACTACATTTaacattcacattttctttctaaacagtgaaatgttggaaactgagactgaactgaaaacatgtttaaaccCAACATGAATCCGTTCAGCTTCACTCAGTTCATTTCAGCACATCTAACTGCTGAGGCTTTCTCCAGAGTTGGACCATTACATTACTCTACGTACACATTTATTTGGGGAAATGCATGGTGAAAGTATGATATCAGCTAAAATTGTTTATAGGTATTTTAACTAGATTTTGACACATGGCCCCTAGGCAAGGTCACTAGGTCAAATTGCAGGAGCCCTAACCAATCCAGTTCATATTGCATGTCGGCACTGCACACCACCACATAAATCTGCGATAAATCAAATCTCTACAACCTAACTGCCACATTGTAAGAGTGTAATATTTAGGCCATCTAGATACATTGTTTCCTGATTAGTAATCCAGAAttacttgttttctttccttgtaTGCATATAAGTAAACAAACCTGCATCATCGTTGTtgtcagtttttgtgtgtgtgtgtgtgtgtgtgtgtgtgttttatttgcacaGGAAGCCTGAGTTTATGCACACGCATTTGGCGCCACCCACAGGCTCAGCAGAGTAGTGGTTCCTGACGTTCAATCCTCCAGTCTCCCCAATCTTCACAAAAAGGTTCAAATCAAAGTTTTGAAGTCattacatttaattgtttatgtTAAATGTTTGACATTAATTGACAGTCACGcatgttcattttgtaagtCTGGTGGGAACTTTCCACACCCTGGGAACTGTTATTGTTCGGCACTTTCTACCCGGACTTGTAAGCGGTTGCACAGGTGCCCAGAATCGTTTCGGCACGCCATTGTGGTGAATAGTTACTTTCACATTACTGACTCCTCACGCTGAGCTTGCGTTCCTGGTTGAGTTATcctcagtgaataaacaaaagaagaaaactgtACCACAATGGCTACGGACTCCTGGGCCCAGGCGGTGGACGAGCAAGAAGCCGCGGCGGAATCGGTAAACCTTAACTTACGCAACACGAGCTAACGTGTTGTTAGCTTGTTTTAATGATGCATTGGCCTGTTCTGCCAACCTGTAAACGTAGATTAGCCGCTCAGCATTGTTCCTTACAGTTGTAGCTGTTAAACGGCAGCGATGTCAGTGAATAAACAGGCTCCTGTGGCTCTCTAACTCGGACTTATAAACGAAACTACCGGGTGGCCTCGACCTGTCGTGAGAGCTAAGTTAACTAGCCTCAGCTCAGTCGCTGCGTGCTCGATCAGCTACTAGCGTTAGCAGTTAACTGGCTAACAAGCTAGTCATGCAAGAGGCTCTAAAATAGCGATACTGACGAATAAAGTTTCATGACTCAGTCTGAGTTTTTTCTCTGCCAGTATGTATTATCACGATAGGCATAAACTGGGGCTAGCCctgactttaaaaaatgttttttattagatATATTTATTCAGCCGAACAACTCTATAAACTTTCTATTCTTTCAGATCGGTCACCTTCAGCTAAACGAgaaatcagaggaaaatggtAAGTTTCTAAATGATAAAAGTCAGAAAACTGGTttatacaaagaaaaacaaatgtttggatGTAAACACAAGTTTCATTCGTGATATTGCCAGGGACGACGACAGCAAATGCGACAGACTCCAGCAGTGCAGCTGCAAAGTCAGAAGCTGAGGGGAAGAACAAGACAAACGCAGAGGATGACGACAAAGGTATGCAGCTCATTAAGCACACGTCCTTAAGATATCCATCCTCTGGTGAAGCTGCATGACATTCTCGATTGTTATTGTTTGTGTCGCTcattgaaacttttttttttcagaggacAAAGCGGCACAGTCGTTGCTAAACAAGCTGATACGGAATAATCTCGTCAATAACACCAATCAAGTGGAAGTTCTTCAGAAGGATCCCAACTCTCCGCTCTACTCCGTCAAGTCTTTTGAGGAGTTGCGACTGTAAGTGGATCTCCTACTTGTCCACTCATCTGTTGTTGTCTGACAATATTTTAGCTGCCTAGCATATTGATTTTttaatcagctgtcagtcagttttTGTATGAATGACGCATGCATGTAGTCAGAAAAGAAgcaagatttttttgttttaatttttgctCTTTGAATGGATGACAtctgtatttccattttctgctgtgtgcagcaaaccacagctgctccaggGCGTGTACGCCATGGGTTTCAACCGGCCATCCAAAATCCAGGAGACTGCCTTACCCATGATGCTGGCCGAACCGTGAGTACACTTTGCCCTGTATGGAAATGTTGTGTAGTCCTCTAAGCAAAGCATTAAATCTTTTGAAGCTCACTGAAATTTCTCACGCCAAATAGTTTCTGTTTGAAATAAATTTTATCACACCTTTTGCAGGTGACAAGGGTTTATTAGTTACAGTAAACTAATACCACCTTTCGTTCACTTCTTTTGTATGGGATCTAATTCCACGTTACTTTCAGTCCACAGAATCTAATTGCCCAGTCGCAGTCAGGAACAGGAAAAACAGCTGCCTTTGTCCTTGCCATGCTCAGTCATGTAGATCCCAACAACAAATATCCTCAGGTTGGTTTCACTTAAAAAGTCTGTAATTGAAATCTTGATACATGTGAAATGCTGTTCAGCAAATCTGTGGCCTCCTTTTACCCATCTCTTGCAATAATTATTGTCCATGACAACCTTTGCTAAATGCCAAGAGCATTTATCAACTCATAAAGTCTTTTTTTCGCCCCAtttcatctctttctctccatcagtgcttgtgtgtgtcacCAACATATGAACTGGCACTTCAGACTGGCAAGGTAATTGAGCAGATGGGCCAACACTACCCAGAGGTCAAATTACTCTACGCCATCAGAGGAAACAAATGTAAGGCTTCTCTGATCTCTACACTGCTACATTGACACgcttaaatacaaaaaaaaaagttttaatcaTAATTACTTGTTAGTTACTCAATTGAATGTAGCCTTATATTTGAATTCTGTTGATGAGTGCTTATTTCTTGTAAACGTTTCAGTGCAGCGGGGCATAAAGCCGCAGGAACAGATCGTTATTGGCACACCTGGTACCATGCTTGACTGGTGCGGTAAACTCAAGTTCATCGAACCCAAGAAGATCAAGGTGTTTGTGCTGGACGAGGCTGATGTCATGATTGCCACACAGGGTCACCAGGACCAGAGCATCCGCATCCAGAGGTCATAATAAACACCAACACAGTGTAGAGAAAAATGATGGCAGTtagcaataaataaaaagtacctGTTAGGAAATTTCGACCAATTTCACTTTTCTCTTCTCCGCTACACAGGATGCTGCCCAAAAACTGCCAGATGTTGCTTTTCTCTGCCACATTTGAAGAGACAGTGTGGAACTTTGCCCAGCGCATCGTGCCTGATCCCAATATCATCAAgttgaagagagaagaggagacgCTGGATACCATCAAACAGTACTATGTGTTGTGCAACAGTAAGGAGGAGAAGTTCCAAGCCCTCTGTAACATCTACGGTGCCATCACCATTGCACAGGCCATGATCTTCTGCCATGTGAGTTCATTCacttcatatttagagacatgAGCTGCATTAAGAAAGATTCTCACCAAAATACACATCCCTGTTGAGTATATCTTCTGTAATCCTATCATAATGTCAAGAAAACCTGCTCTTCAGTTATTCTTGGAAAGCTTTTCCTCTGGGTGAAGAAATAACTTGGCACCAATAACCAACTTACTGGTTTACTTTACCAACACTTTCCAACCAAGGCCATCTTGTAAATCAGCTATGGTTGCCAAGTTGTGTTTGCATCTTTGGTTACATGAACACCTTCTTTGCTGGTGAAGAAGTTCAGCAAACggttacaaaaaaaagttttaaaaaaactgcgCACACCCAAACAAGTTAAACGCAAGGTGTTGAACAGAATCACAGGTGGAAAAATAGTCTACACATAAGATATTGCTCTTATGAGCATTTATTATCTCCATGTGTCCCTTTGCACAGCGCCTTCTTCAGACATGAAATTGGTACAGAGACATGTCTTACAAGTACCTGTACAAAGGGGTACAATATTTATGTGCAAATAAACCCTGTTGAAGTGTACCATAAGAAAACAATCAGAAATGATGGTGAGACAAATGATGAGCAcgttaaaacaacattatgcattataacattatttagaaattggcattttgtgcaacaCCCCTGACAAAATATAAATCCCGGGTCTGCAAGACTTTTTcggatgtaatgtaggtgctaactacaaactaAACTCATTatatcataacaatgttatatgttgaaaacttgtatcttgaagtaatcACATATGTAATACTGTGGTCCTGCGATCTCACTGAAGTTatatagtgcagaaacaagtgataaggggctgagacagagacgccTTCACCCTGTTGGAAGACACTGtaacatcaacatgattttaaagctgttatttcaGGTTAAAAAAAGGTAGGTTAGGCTAGGTTCCCAAAAAACACCAAATGTACAGTGCACATATATTTGATATATATTGAATATATATTGAATGACAAAGTAATAGcaatgagcagaaaaacaatTCAAGACATTTCAAGAATTCATCCACACATCTGGTGAACAGTTACTAGACCAAAGCCTCAGCCCAAACCCAGTGTAATATATAGGATGGTCCTGAAAACACGTTCACAGCAGTGgttaaacaggaaaaaaaacatgaagatttAATATCTACATCGTTGtcatcaatcaataaaacaacacaaggcATACCTTAGGTCCATATTGTTGGAGAAGACTGACTCAAGAGTCACTATGGGTGCAAGTCCAAGTCCTATCATATTTAACAAGTAGTTAACAGCACGTTCCTCTCTGTGATTCAGACAAGAAAGACTGCAGGGTGGCTGGCAGGGGAGCTGTCCAGAGAGGgccaccaggtggcgctgctcagTGGTGAGATGCAGGTGGAACAGAGGGCCGCTGTCATCGACCGCTTCAGAGATGGCAAGGAAAAGGTCCTGGTCACCACAAACGTTTGTGCTCGAGGTAAGGACtgattttcaattttttttccacagctttGTACTTGAGAAGGATTTCTTTACAGATTTAGAGCTAGGGGTCTTCACATTCATTTGTGGTCCAAGGTGCAGGAGCTGTAGCCCCTTTTGACCATATGTATATGAAAGGGCAATAAGTGTGTGGGTCATTGGATTTAAACATCCTTAAATCCATtaaacttttcattttaaatataatgtGATAGAGCACAGAGCTACA
It includes:
- the LOC115583406 gene encoding ATP-dependent RNA helicase DDX19B: MATDSWAQAVDEQEAAAESIGHLQLNEKSEENGTTTANATDSSSAAAKSEAEGKNKTNAEDDDKEDKAAQSLLNKLIRNNLVNNTNQVEVLQKDPNSPLYSVKSFEELRLKPQLLQGVYAMGFNRPSKIQETALPMMLAEPPQNLIAQSQSGTGKTAAFVLAMLSHVDPNNKYPQCLCVSPTYELALQTGKVIEQMGQHYPEVKLLYAIRGNKLQRGIKPQEQIVIGTPGTMLDWCGKLKFIEPKKIKVFVLDEADVMIATQGHQDQSIRIQRMLPKNCQMLLFSATFEETVWNFAQRIVPDPNIIKLKREEETLDTIKQYYVLCNSKEEKFQALCNIYGAITIAQAMIFCHTRKTAGWLAGELSREGHQVALLSGEMQVEQRAAVIDRFRDGKEKVLVTTNVCARGIDVEQVSVVINFDLPVDKDGNPDNETYLHRIGRTGRFGKRGLAINMVDSRMSMNILNRIQEHFSKKIEKLDTDDLDEIEKIAS